The genomic DNA TAAGTATTTTCATTATGTTTTGAACATGGTCAACCCTCAGTAGTGCAAGCGTGATAAATGTCAGTTGACTATGCTCATCCAACACAGGTGAAGCAAGTCCGATCACCTTTTGGTTATTTTTTAATGTATTCACCTGTGCAGATATAATGATATCTTTCGTACGTATGACTTCTTGAATATACGAGTTTTTGTACAGATTGTCGTCTAGTAGATTGTTAGAGCCAACAATCAATCGTCCTTCTTCGTTTAATAAAAATAAGCCACTGTATCTAGGATCTGTCTGAAACGCCTTTTGAAGCAATGGGGCCATTTTTTCTGGGCTGTTAACGTATATCTCTGACGTGAGAGACAGAGTTTGAATAGAAGTGACTGTTTCACTTATAAATTGATCCCAATGTGATTTATGAATAGAAGCAATCCATTCTGCATGTTGAACTTGCTCTAACAGGTTTTTTTCTTTTTCAATCTGCGAAAAAATATAACTGCCACCTAGTGTTGGTAGTACTACGATGAGGCTATATAAAAGTAGGTTTTGTAAGTGTCTTTTCATGTAATGACTCCAAGCACATAATTTTTTTCCATAGCTTCGCTTATTATATCACTATATTAGTAAGCTTTTTATAGGAATTACGGATTAAACGGGAATTTGACAGAACAAAGATAGTTTTTCTATAATAGTCTTAATTAAAAATATTTTATCAAAAAAGGTAAAAATATTGGATATTAAAGGGATGAGAATCATGGAAGCTGAAATCAGTCAATCTTTAAAACTTTTTATTGTGCTATCTAGAGCATATCGGTCAGTCAATGAAAATGTAAATAAACTTATTCAAACATATGGACTTAATCCAACAGAGTTTGCTGTTCTTGAACTTTTATACCACAAAGGAGATCAGCCGTTACAACAAATAGGTGAAAAAATCCTCCTTGCGAGTGGAAGTATTACGTACGTGGTGGATAAATTAGAGCAAAAGTCTTTACTTGCTAGAGTCGCTTGTCCTAGTGATCGAAGAGTAACATATGCTCAAATCACTGAACAAGGGAAGAAATTTATCGAAGATATTTTTCCTGACCATGCCCAAAAAATACATGAATTAATGAAAGAGCTTACAGCTGATGAAAAAGATCAAGCAACAGAGCTCCTGAAGAAATTAGGATTATCTATAGAAAATAAGAAATAATAGTAAGCAAAGGCATCGACTGGGGTGCCTTGTTTTTTTGTGCTTCTTTGTCGCCTGAGTTATAATAAAAGAGAGATTTTTTCGAAATTTTTAAACAAAGGGGGATTTACTTTGCAATTTGAACAGTATACATATGAGAGACCTAATTTTGAGGTTGTTGAAAAGAAATTTTTAGATGCATTAGAGGTTTTTTCAAAAGCAGCCTCTGCAAACGAGCAAAATGAGGCAATGAAAGAAATAAATAAAATACGTAATGATTTAGGCACGATGTTTAACCTCGTTTATATTCGCCATTCGATCGATACGAATGATGAGTTTTACAAGGCGGAACAAGATTATACGGATGAAATTCAACCAAGTGTTGAGGGATTAGTTACAAAGTATTACGAAGCGCTTGTAAATTCACCTTTTAAGCTCGAGCTAGAAGAAAAGTGGGGAAAACAGCTTTTTGCCTTAGCAGAAGCACAGCTAAAGGTTTTCTCTCCTGCAATCATTCCTTTGCTTCAACAAGAGAATAAACTTACGACGGAATATACAAAGCTACTTGCTGCTGCAAAAATTCCCTTCGAGGGAGAAGAACGGACATTAGCACAAATGGAACCGTTTACAGAATCGAAGGATCGAGGTATGAGAAAAAAGGCAAGTGAAGCTCGTTTTAATTATTTTTCAGAAAACGAAAGTGAGTTAGATCGTATTTATGACGACTTGGTCAAGGTACGTACAGAGATTTCTCAAAAACTTGGATATAAAAACTTTGTTGAACTAGCATATTACCGTATGTATCGTACCGACTATAACGCGGAAATGGTCGCAGGGTTTAGAAAACAAGTGGAAGATTATATTGTACCGATTGCTACAAAACTAAAGGAACGACAAAGACAAAGAATTGATGTTGATACTCTCAAGTATTATGACGAAAACTTCAAGTTTAAGTCAGGGAATGCGGTACCGAAGGGTGATCCTGAATGGATTATTCAAAATGGACAAAAGATGTATGATGAACTATCAAAGGAAACAGGCGAGTTCTTTCATTATATGGTAGAGAATCATTTAATGGACTTGGTGGCAAAGAAAGGAAAAGCTGGTGGCGGATATTGTACGTATATTGAAAACTACAAGTCTCCATTTATCTTTTCAAATTTTAATGGAACGTCAGGAGATATTGATGTTTTAACCCATGAGGCAGGGCATGCATTCCAGGTGTACTCAAGCAGTCATTTTGAAATTCCTGAATACAATTGGCCGACATATGAAGCAGCTGAAATTCATTCGATGAGTATGGAATTTTTCACATGGCCATGGATGGAGCTATTTTTTAAGGAAGATACGGATAAATATAAATTTGCTCATTTAAGCTCAGCCCTTTTATTCCTTCCATATGGGGTAAGTGTGGACGAATTCCAGCATTGGGTGTATGAAAACCCTACCGCTACACCAAAAGAAAGAAAGTTAGCTTGGCGTGAGATTGAAAAGAAATACATGCCTCACAAAGATTACGATGGTAATGAATACTTAGAGGGGGGCGGATTCTGGCAGCGTCAGGGGCATATTTATACGACTCCGTTCTATTATATTGATTACACTTTGGCACAAATTTGTGCATTCCAATTCTGGAAACGTTCTGGAGAGGATCATAAAAAAGCATGGAATGATTATCTACATCTCTGTACTTTAGGCGGTAGCATGCCTTTTACTGAGCTTGTAAAAGCAGCAAACTTAATTTCACCTTTTGAAGATGGTTGCGTACAATCTGTTGTAGGTGAAATTGAGGCTTGGTTAAACTCAATCGAAGATCAAAAGTTATAAGAAAAAGAGCGAAGCCAACATAATGTGGCTCCGCTCTTTCTATTTCTATGCTTTCTTAATAATAACCTTATCATCCTCTACAACCGCGATTAATTCTTTACAATCAGGATCGTTTATAATAAAGTCCGAAATTTGATCTTCAATTTGGTCTTGAATCACTCTTCTTAACGGACGTGCTCCGAAAGAAGGAGAGTAACCTAAGGTAGCAAGTTTTCTTTTCACTTCATCAGTTACTGTTACAGCCATCTGTTGCTCTTTAAGCATACTATTTAAGTCTTTAATCATAATATCAACAATTTGAAGTAAATCCTCTTCTTTTAATGATGAGAATTCGATAATAGCATCAAAACGATTGAGGAACTCAGGCTTAAAGTATGATCCTAATGTAGCTAATAAATTGCTTTCGAGTTCGTGATGATCATTTCCAAAGCCAACCTTTACCGTCTTA from Robertmurraya sp. FSL R5-0851 includes the following:
- a CDS encoding MarR family winged helix-turn-helix transcriptional regulator; this encodes MRIMEAEISQSLKLFIVLSRAYRSVNENVNKLIQTYGLNPTEFAVLELLYHKGDQPLQQIGEKILLASGSITYVVDKLEQKSLLARVACPSDRRVTYAQITEQGKKFIEDIFPDHAQKIHELMKELTADEKDQATELLKKLGLSIENKK
- a CDS encoding M3 family oligoendopeptidase, yielding MQFEQYTYERPNFEVVEKKFLDALEVFSKAASANEQNEAMKEINKIRNDLGTMFNLVYIRHSIDTNDEFYKAEQDYTDEIQPSVEGLVTKYYEALVNSPFKLELEEKWGKQLFALAEAQLKVFSPAIIPLLQQENKLTTEYTKLLAAAKIPFEGEERTLAQMEPFTESKDRGMRKKASEARFNYFSENESELDRIYDDLVKVRTEISQKLGYKNFVELAYYRMYRTDYNAEMVAGFRKQVEDYIVPIATKLKERQRQRIDVDTLKYYDENFKFKSGNAVPKGDPEWIIQNGQKMYDELSKETGEFFHYMVENHLMDLVAKKGKAGGGYCTYIENYKSPFIFSNFNGTSGDIDVLTHEAGHAFQVYSSSHFEIPEYNWPTYEAAEIHSMSMEFFTWPWMELFFKEDTDKYKFAHLSSALLFLPYGVSVDEFQHWVYENPTATPKERKLAWREIEKKYMPHKDYDGNEYLEGGGFWQRQGHIYTTPFYYIDYTLAQICAFQFWKRSGEDHKKAWNDYLHLCTLGGSMPFTELVKAANLISPFEDGCVQSVVGEIEAWLNSIEDQKL